A window from Temnothorax longispinosus isolate EJ_2023e chromosome 1, Tlon_JGU_v1, whole genome shotgun sequence encodes these proteins:
- the LOC139822778 gene encoding fatty acid synthase, translating to MSAAKSTKKNYKAPEPGEEIVISGIAGRFPESKNVEELKNNLLNKVDMITDDDRRWKLDHPDIPQRTGKINDVGKFDALFFGVHFKQAHTMDPMCRMLLEHAYEAVVDAGINPKQLRGSRTGVFVGACFSESEKTWFYEKLQVNGFGITGCSRAMLANRISYWLGVTGPSYTLDSACSSSLVALEHAYRCLQDGQCDSAIVGGSNLCLHPYVSLQFARLGVLSPDGRSKAFDADADGYARSETISVIYLQKAKNAKRIYATVVYGKTNCDGYKEQGITFPSSLMQGNLLKECYEDCGLSPNNLSYLECHGTGTKVGDPEELNAIEKVICKERTAPLLIGSVKSNMGHPEPASGLCQIIKVIIAMETGIIPPNLHYNRPREGLKALEDGRLKVVTEQTPWDGGYVGINSFGFGGANCHVVLKSYSKKKINNGAPSDDLPRLVTVSGRTEDSIKVFLSDIERHPVDIEYIRLLHDIHSEDIQGHLYRGYTIVGSKKTEHIPKETENYLGTTRPIWFVFSGMGSQWPGMGIDLLRFPVFAEAVRKCDAVLRPRGVDIIDILTNKDKSTFDNILNSFVGIAAVQIGLVDLLTSVGIVPDNIIGHSVGELGCAYADGCFTAEQMILSAYSRGLASIETKVIFGSMAAVGLGYEDIKDMCPPDIEVACHNAADSSTISGPAESMKEFVAQLQAKQIFAKEVPCSNIPYHSRYIAPAGPKLLGYLSEVIPQPKPRSRKWVSSSVPRNNWSTPSAKFSSAEYHTNNLLSPVLFEETSRMIPKDAVTIEIAPHGLLQAILRRSLGPGVTNIALTQRGHRDNVEVFLQAIGKLYNTGLQPDIASLYPPIEYPVSCGTPMISPSVRWEHTDDWYVTSYKTQKKITSGERVVSLSVADETYELLSGHVIDGKNLIPAMEYLAMVWESIGMLHGQIHTELSVIFEDVSFIRATHLPKEGEINLTVMVQRGTGRFEITENGAAVVTGFIRVVKNPAQEKIPAALLPEDDDEEEVLNTKDIYKELRLRGYQYSGIFRSLKSASMSGKKGHIAWMSNWVTFLDNMLQMMILGMKTKNLYVPTRIQKIVIDTKLHHQEVRNQDSVDKQFPVHVYEEWETILSGGVEIRGVKATAIPRRLPASDPILEEYKFVAHRDRAQTSLKEAIRLSTQIALEYHQAIHVKTIELIDDSDNVTADKLVSPMLTEILNDLPLIQPKVYLSAPSDRFDDKSLLSNVISMDINNVSKEENIMLAIGIGLLSRDKKTQLEQILLKLKNGGFVLTRERSFKAENLSTSSKHDLQLDVILEKTIGEETIVLLKKKKKQLIRKTEIIHVNNDEFTWLEKLNSLMNAENETANMRIILVSEGDLESGLLGFVNCLRKEPGGEIIRSILIQDTKAPKFSLQNPLYLEQLQLDLPINVLRTGKIWGSYRHQPLPNLQPKLVRHAYVEQMIPGDLSSLRWIQGSIQPDINQKDLVYVVYSPLNFRDIMMSTGKLAMTNNTSRTQRFDESTVGFEYAGIDTAGRRVMGLFFQKCITNVVKPDRKLCWYVPDNWSLEDAATVPCVYATCYIALYQRGDMKKGDKVLIHSGTGGVGQAAIHLALNEGCEVFTTVGTPEKRKFIREMFPSIPDDHIGNSRNTSFEQMILQQTNGDGVDIVLNSLAEEKLQASVRCLAQGGRFLEIGKFDLAANNPLGMMIFLKEVSFHGILLDNLLSSTTDEEKTNLHDMLNEGLKNGAIKPLVRKVFKKDELETAFRYMAAGKHIGKVLLKICDEKKVLENKPIVADPRYYCDSNKTYLILGGLGGFGLELADWLVRRGAKNLVLTSRTGIKNGYQRLKVELWKSYGVNVLIITGADASSRKDCEFILNSAEKQAPVDAIFNLAVVLKDGICANQTPELFEESFRAKAWATKMLDELSRSLCKQLRQFVVFSSVSCGRGNAGQTNYGMANSVMERICERRAANGLPGLAIQWGAIGEVGLVAEWQDNNKELVIGGTLQQKVSSCLEKLENFLLQDRPVVSSMVVAEKRVGAYGAANIVEAVANIMGLKDLKIVAQNTSLAELGMDSMMAVEIKQTLEREYDIFLTAQDIRNLNFAKLTEMRDKELEREKAQTQQDDEQKAEISGMQLLIFLGNEALSAETHMDLQTWMNPRKIKVFLLPGIQGCGQIFNPLASKIKPIATALQYGLTQTGRNYTSIPEYADMLLSYILPKAEEQRGFAIIGYSFGSLIALELVKRLEKRGLSGRLVLIDGAPDMLKMTLEQYLPSATEEELQNNILLTIMDTMQSTLSGKLLLDVEKCKTWEEKLDIFLSYLPDKTSIETKKTLCTTIYTHLLALRNYDSSSLERIRSPITLLRPTTQLVDMNEEDYGLHKITRDKVDVHYIEGNHVTILDSDKVIAAINGEPLRDPKAFRKLLAEDRPFECEDQERSRV from the exons ATGTCTGCGGCGAAATCAACCAAGAAGAATTACAAAGCACCTGAACCTGGCGAAGAAATCGTTATCTCTGGTATTGCCGGTAGATTTCCAGAATCCAAAAATGTGGAAGAGCTCAAAAACAATTTACTAAATAAGGTAGACATGATCACGGATGATGATCGCCGGTGGAAATTAG ATCATCCAGATATCCCTCAGCGTACAGGAAAGATTAACGATGTTGGCAAATTTGACGCCCTGTTCTTCGGGGTCCACTTCAAACAGGCCCACACGATGGATCCGATGTGCAGAATGTTACTGGAGCATGCTTACGAAGCCGTCGTTGACGCGGGAATTAATCCAAAGCAATTGCGTGGGTCGCGAACCGGCGTTTTTGTGGGGGCGTGTTTCTCAGAATCTGAAAAGACCTGGTTTTACGAAAAATTACAG GTAAATGGCTTTGGAATTACCGGGTGCAGCAGAGCTATGCTGGCAAATAGGATTTCCTACTGGCTAGGAGTGACTGGACCATCTTACACTCTGGATTCCGCCTGTAGCTCGAGCTTGGTCGCGTTGGAGCACGCTTATCGGTGCTTGCAAGACGGCCAATGCGACTCCGCTATCGTGGGCGGATCGAATCTGTGCCTTCATCCCTACGTATCATTGCAATTTGCTCGTCTCG GGGTTTTGTCGCCTGATGGTCGCAGCAAAGCGTTCGATGCCGACGCGGATGGCTATGCTCGCAGTGAGACGATTTCCGTCATATATCTGCAGAAGGCGAAGAACGCGAAACGGATCTACGCCACGGTGGTCTACGGCAAAACAAACTGCGACGGTTACAAAGAGCAGGGCATCACGTTCCCGTCGAGTCTGATGCAGGGCAACTTGCTGAAAGAATGCTACGAGGATTGCGGCTTATCGCCAAACAATCTGTCCTATCTAGAATGTCACGGTACCGGCACTAAAGTCGGCGATCCCGAGGAGCTCAACGCGATTGAAAAAGTCATCTGCAAAGAGAGAACTGCGCCTTTGTTGATCGGTTCTGTTAAGTCGAATATGGGTCATCCCGAGCCCGCTAGCGGTCTGTGTCAAATTATCAAG GTAATAATAGCAATGGAAACCGGAATAATTCCACCTAATTTACATTACAACCGACCACGAGAAGGTTTGAAAGCTCTCGAAGATGGCAGGCTCAAGGTCGTCACCGAGCAGACACCATGGGATGGTGGTTACGTGGGTATTAATTCCTTCGGTTTCGGAGGTGCCAATTGCCACGTCGTATTGAAATCTTATTCGAAAAAGAAGATCAACAATGGAGCACCATCTGATGATTTACCGAGACTCGTAACAGTATCTGGACGTACGGAGGACTCTATTAAAGTATTCTTAAGCGAT ATCGAGAGACATCCGGTAGATATTGAATATATCCGCCTGCTGCACGACATTCACTCTGAGGATATCCAAGGGCATCTGTATCGAGGCTACACAATAGTCGGCTCGAAAAAGACGGAGCATATCCCAAAGGAAACGGAAAATTATTTGGGAACTACGAGACCAATTTGGTTCGTATTTTCCGGTATGGGATCGCAATGGCCTGGCATGG GTATCGATCTGTTGAGATTCCCCGTCTTTGCCGAAGCTGTTAGAAAATGCGACGCCGTCTTACGACCGCGCGGCGtagatattattgatatactGACAAATAAGGACAAATCTACTTTTGACAATATTTTGAATTCGTTTGTGGGTATCGCGGCAGTACAG attGGTCTGGTCGATCTCCTCACATCGGTGGGCATCGTACCGGATAATATTATTGGTCACTCCGTCGGAGAGCTCGGTTGCGCTTACGCAGACGGATGCTTCACCGCCGAACAAATGATCTTATCGGCGTACTCGAGAGGTTTAGCGTCCATCGAAACTAAAGTAATTTTCGGTTCGATGGCGGCTGTTGGTCTTGGCTACGAGGACATCAAAGATATGTGCCCACCCGACATCGAAGTGGCTTGTCATAATGCTGCTGACAGTAGCACCATTAGTGGACCCGCTGAATCAATGAAAGAATTTGTCGCCCAATTGCAG GCTAAGCAAATCTTCGCGAAGGAAGTGCCATGCAGCAACATACCCTATCACAGTCGTTACATCGCGCCCGCCGGGCCAAAACTTCTGGGTTATCTGAGCGAGGTAATTCCTCAACCGAAGCCACGCAGCCGAAAATGGGTGAGCTCGTCTGTACCGCGCAACAACTGGTCCACCCCGTCTGCCAAGTTTTCATCCGCCGAATACCACACCAACAATCTTCTGAGTCCCGTACTATTCGAGGAAACGTCGCGTATGATCCCGAAGGATGCCGTGACCATTGAAATCGCACCCCACGGTCTACTGCAAGCTATCCTGAGACGATCCCTCGGCCCGGGAGTCACGAATATCGCGCTCACCCAGCGCGGTCACAGGGACAACGTTGAGGTTTTCTTGCAAGCGATCGGCAAGCTCTACAATACAGGATTACAACCGGATATTGCGAGTCTCTATCCGCCCATCGAGTATCCAGTTAGCTGCGGTACCCCAATGATCTCACCTTCTGTTAG ATGGGAACACACTGACGACTGGTACGTAACGTCGTATAAGACGCAAAAGAAGATCACTTCCGGAGAGAGAGTCGTTTCTTTGTCGGTAGCTGACGAGACTTATGAATTATTGTCCGGTCATGTTATCGATGGGAAGAATTTAATACCCGCCATGGAATACCTTGCTATGGTTTGGGAAAGTATTGGTATGTTGCATGGGCAAATACACACAGAGCTATCGGTCATTTTCGAAGATGTCAGCTTCATCCGTGCTACCCATCTACCGAAAGAAGGCGAAATTAACTTAACAGTGATGGTTCAAAGAG GTACTGGAAGATTCGAGATAACGGAAAATGGTGCTGCAGTTGTGACTGGATTTATTCGAGTCGTGAAGAACCCTGCGCAAGAAAAGATACCTGCTGCGCTTTTGCCAGAAGATGACGACGAGGAAGAAGTATTGAATACTAAGGATATTTATAAAGAGCTAAGATTGCGGGGATATCAATATTCAGGCATTTTCCGTTCCTTAAAAAGCGCATCTATGTCAGGGAAGAAGGGACACATTGCTTGGATGAGTAATTGGGTAACGTTCCTCGACAACATGCTACAGATGATGATTCTTGGAatgaaaacgaaaaatttatacgtacCTACCAGAATACAAAAGATCGTGATTGACACCAAACTTCACCACCAGGAAGTCCGAAATCAAGATTCAGTAGACAAAC AATTCCCCGTACACGTGTACGAAGAATGGGAAACCATATTATCAGGGGGAGTCGAAATCCGTGGTGTCAAGGCTACGGCTATACCTCGCCGACTGCCAGCTAGTGACCCAATCCTCGAAGAATATAAATTCGTGGCTCATCGCGATAGAGCGCAAACATCCCTGAAGGAGGCGATCAGATTGTCTACGCAGATCGCGCTCGAATATCATCAAGCTATTCATGTGAAGACCATCGAGTTGATCGACGACTCCGACAATGTGACAGCGGATAAATTAGTATCACCGATGCTTACTGAGATTCTGAATGACTTGCCTTTAATTCAACCGAAGGTATATCTGTCAGCACCATCTGATCGTTTCGACGACAAATCATTACTCTCGAATGTGATCTCCATGGACATTAATAATGTGTCTAAAGAAGAGAATATTATGCTTGCCATCGGTATCGGGCTACTATCAAGAGATAAGAAAACACAATTGGAGCAGATCCTACTGAAACTGAAAAACGGCGGTTTTGTATTGACACGAGAAAGATCGTTCAAAGCCGAAAATCTTTCGACATCTTCGAAGCacgacttacaattagacgtGATTCTAGAGAAGACTATTGGCGAAGAGACTATTGtacttttaaagaaaaagaagaaacagcTGATCAGAAAAACGGAAATCATTCATGTTAACAACGATGAGTTCACTTGGCTCGAGAAATTGAATTCGTTAATGAATGCGGAAAATGAGACCGCCAACATGAGGATAATACTCGTCAGCGAGGGAGACTTGGAAAGTGGTTTGCTAGGCTTCGTGAATTGCTTGAGAAAGGAACCAGGCGGAGAAATAATCAGAAGCATATTGATACAAGATACCAAAGCTCCTAAGTTTTCCCTACAAAACCCATTATACTTGGAACAGCTTCAGCTGGATTTGCCGATCAACGTATTGAGAACGGGAAAGATATGGGGTTCCTACAGACATCAACCGCTACCGAATCTACAGCCGAAGCTTGTCCGTCATGCGTATGTCGAACAAATG ATACCTGGTGACTTAAGTTCGCTTCGTTGGATCCAGGGCTCTATACAGCCTGATATTAATCAAAAGGATCTAGTCTATGTAGTGTATTCGCCTCTCAACTTTAGAGATATCATGATGAGCACAGGAAAACTCGCTATGACTAATAACACATCGCGTACGCAACGATTCGACGAAAGCACAGTTGGCTTCGAGTATGCTGGTATCGATACCGCTGGTCGTCGCGTGATGGGACTTTTCTTCCAAAA ATGTATAACGAATGTCGTCAAACCCGATAGAAAATTGTGCTGGTACGTGCCTGACAACTGGTCATTGGAAGACGCGGCCACCGTGCCATGCGTGTACGCAACATGCTATATCGCGCTGTATCAGCGTGGCGATATGAAGAAGGGCGACAAAGTGCTCATTCATTCTGGCACTGGTGGCGTCGGTCAGGCGGCGATACATCTTGCCCTTAATGAAGGCTGCGAAGTGTTCACCACTGTGGGAACGCCTGAAAAACGCAAGTTCATTCGCGAGATGTTTCCGTCGATCCCAGATGATCATATTGGCAATTCGCGCAACACCAGCTTCGAGCAAATGATACTTCAGCAGACGAATGGCGACGGAGTAGACATCGTTTTAAACTCGTTGGCCGAGGAGAAGCTCCAGGCGTCGGTTCGCTGTCTGGCGCAGGGCGGTCGTTTCCTGGAGATCGGCAAGTTTGATCTCGCTGCAAATAATCCCTTGGGAATGATGATCTTCTTGAAGGAAGTCAGTTTCCACGGAATTCTACTCGACAATCTGCTTTCTTCTACAACAGACGAAGAAAAGACAAACCTGCATGATATGTTAAACGAGGGCCTGAAAAATGGAGCTATCAAACCGCTCGTTAGAAAAGTCTTTAAAAAGGATGAATTGGAAACGGCCTTCAGATATATGGCGGCTGGAAAACATATAGGCaag GTGCTTCTGAAAATTTGCGATGAGAAGAAGGTCCTTGAAAACAAACCTATTGTCGCTGATCCTCGATACTACTGCGACAGTAATAAAACTTACCTCATCCTGGGTGGACTAGGTGGTTTCGGATTGGAACTGGCCGACTGGCTGGTACGCCGAGGCGCTAAAAATTTGGTGTTGACATCAAGAACGGGAATAAAGAACGGTTATCAGCGCTTGAAGGTCGAGCTATGGAAATCTTACGGCGTGAACGTGCTTATCATCACGGGGGCGGACGCTTCAAGTCGCAAGGATTGCGAATTTATACTGAATTCCGCGGAGAAACAGGCCCCGGTGGATGCGATCTTCAATCTCGCCGTGGTGCTGAAGGACGGCATTTGCGCGAATCAAACGCCGGAGTTATTCGAGGAGAGTTTCAGGGCGAAAGCTTGGGCTACGAAGATGCTGGACGAGCTATCCAGAAGTTTGTGCAAGCAACTTCGGCAGTTCGTAGTTTTCTCCTCGGTTTCTTGCGGCAGAGGGAACGCTGGACAGACGAATTACGGCATGGCTAACTCCGTGATGGAGAGAATTTGCGAGCGCAGAGCGGCGAACGGTCTACCGGGGCTGGCTATTCAATGGGGCGCGATAGGTGAAGTTGGCCTCGTCGCCGAGTGGCAGGATAACAATAAAGAGCTCGTCATTGGCGGTACTTTGCAGCAAAAGGTATCGTCCTGCCTTGAGAAGTTGGAGAACTTCTTGTTGCAGGATCGCCCGGTGGTGTCTAGCATGGTGGTAGCGGAGAAGCGTGTAGGTGCTTATGGAGCCGCCAACATTGTGGAGGCCGTGGCGAATATAATGG GTCTGAAAGATTTGAAGATTGTGGCTCAGAACACGTCGTTGGCCGAACTCGGCATGGACTCGATGATGGCCGTGGAGATTAAGCAAACACTGGAACGTGAGTACGATATCTTCCTCACCGCGCAGGACATCCGCAATCTGAACTTTGCCAAACTGACGGAGATGCGCGATAAGGAGTTGGAACGAGAGAAAGCACAGACTCAACAGGACGATGAACAGAAAGCCGAGATATCTGGCATGCAACTGTTGATATTTTTGGGTAACGAAGCGTTGTCTGCCGAGACCCATATGGATTTACAAACATGGATGAATCCGCGCAAGATCAAAGTGTTCCTCTTGCCGGGTATACAGGGTTGCGGACAGATATTTAATCCACTGGCGTCGAAGATCAAACCTATCGCAACAGCCCTGCAATATGGATTGACACAAACTGGGCGTAACTATACGTCTATACCGGAATACGCCGATATGCTTTTATCA TATATCTTGCCAAAGGCGGAAGAGCAAAGAGGTTTCGCTATAATCGGATATTCGTTCGGCTCGTTAATTGCCCTCGAATTAGTGAAACGATTGGAAAAACGAGGTTTGAGTGGTCGATTGGTGCTGATTGACGGTGCTCCTGACATGCTGAAAATGACTTTAGAGCAATATCTTCCATCCGCTACAGAGGAAGAacttcaaaataatatcttgCTTACTATCATGGATACCATGCAATCAACTTTAAGCGGAAAG cTACTTTTGGATGTCGAGAAATGTAAGACCTGGGAAGAGAAGTTAGATATTTTCCTTTCGTACCTTCCTGATAAAACTTCGATCGAAACTAAAAAGACTTTGTGCACAACCATTTATACGCACCTTCTCGCTCTTCGAAATTACGACTCGTCATCCTTGGAACGAATACGATCGCCTATAACACTCTTGAGACCCACAACACAACTTGTCGACATGAATGAAGAAGATTATGGCTTACACAAG aTCACACGAGACAAGGTGGACGTGCATTACATCGAAGGCAACCATGTCACGATATTGGACAGCGATAAGGTCATAGCGGCGATTAACGGAGAACCGTTGCGGGATCCTAAAGCATTTAGGAAACTTTTAGCGGAAGACCGGCCGTTCGAATGTGAAGACCAAGAACGTTCAAGAGtctaa
- the LOC139822871 gene encoding uncharacterized protein isoform X2: protein MGGAHLCTPQSIFQQMINQQNPQQQQQQIGPWMQTPQVPPITIPWSVPGLQHSELVRFTGETSSGPIVHQKRKLEAPDVVDMRQTKQFITEEKIAAHFKDLHISSNYESDNPVPSTSTAHPSSSCRKQLDMDLDVDATNAINTEQTSELHPRLVLSEELKRMQEEPILPSTLISKLERPSMALVLWEPPNRHLRILPTRNTPTPIPNTSDDNNNNNNNNNDTIPDLNNILSNATSTFEPMEL from the exons ATGGGCGGAGCACACTTGTGTACGCCGCAGTCCATCTTTCAACAGATGATAAACCAACAGAAtccgcagcagcagcagcagcagattGGACCATGGATGCAAACGCCGCAGGTACCACCGATAACCATTCCGTGGAGCGTACCAGGGTTGCAGCATTCGGAATTGGTTAGGTTCACTGGAGAGACCAGCTCTGGACCGATAGTCCATCAGAAGAGAAAATTAGAAGCACCGGACGTTGTAGATAT GCGTCAAACAAAGCAGTTTATAACAGAAGAGAAAATAGCTGCACATTTCAAAGATCTGCACATTAGTTCCAATTACGAATCCGATAACCCGGTGCCGTCGACCTCTACTGCTCACCCATCGTCTTCTTGTCGTAAGCAATTAGATATGGATCTAGATGTCGATGCAACGAACGCAATAAATACCGAACAAACGAGCGAGCTACATCCAAGATTGGTCCTTTCAGAGGAACTCAAGCGAATGCAAGAGGAACCAATTCTGCCGTCGACCCTTATatctaaatt agAGAGGCCGTCTATGGCTCTGGTCCTTTGGGAACCACCAAACAGGCATCTTCGTATCCTGCCAACGAGAAATACTCCAACGCCAATTCCGAATACATCCGacgacaataataataataacaacaataataatgacACTATTCCCGATCTGAATAACATATTATCCAATGCAACATCAACGTTCGAGCCAATGGAATTATGA
- the LOC139822871 gene encoding uncharacterized protein isoform X1, with the protein MTNTMGGAHLCTPQSIFQQMINQQNPQQQQQQIGPWMQTPQVPPITIPWSVPGLQHSELVRFTGETSSGPIVHQKRKLEAPDVVDMRQTKQFITEEKIAAHFKDLHISSNYESDNPVPSTSTAHPSSSCRKQLDMDLDVDATNAINTEQTSELHPRLVLSEELKRMQEEPILPSTLISKLERPSMALVLWEPPNRHLRILPTRNTPTPIPNTSDDNNNNNNNNNDTIPDLNNILSNATSTFEPMEL; encoded by the exons ATGACA AATACCATGGGCGGAGCACACTTGTGTACGCCGCAGTCCATCTTTCAACAGATGATAAACCAACAGAAtccgcagcagcagcagcagcagattGGACCATGGATGCAAACGCCGCAGGTACCACCGATAACCATTCCGTGGAGCGTACCAGGGTTGCAGCATTCGGAATTGGTTAGGTTCACTGGAGAGACCAGCTCTGGACCGATAGTCCATCAGAAGAGAAAATTAGAAGCACCGGACGTTGTAGATAT GCGTCAAACAAAGCAGTTTATAACAGAAGAGAAAATAGCTGCACATTTCAAAGATCTGCACATTAGTTCCAATTACGAATCCGATAACCCGGTGCCGTCGACCTCTACTGCTCACCCATCGTCTTCTTGTCGTAAGCAATTAGATATGGATCTAGATGTCGATGCAACGAACGCAATAAATACCGAACAAACGAGCGAGCTACATCCAAGATTGGTCCTTTCAGAGGAACTCAAGCGAATGCAAGAGGAACCAATTCTGCCGTCGACCCTTATatctaaatt agAGAGGCCGTCTATGGCTCTGGTCCTTTGGGAACCACCAAACAGGCATCTTCGTATCCTGCCAACGAGAAATACTCCAACGCCAATTCCGAATACATCCGacgacaataataataataacaacaataataatgacACTATTCCCGATCTGAATAACATATTATCCAATGCAACATCAACGTTCGAGCCAATGGAATTATGA